AGAAATGGCGAACGACTTCGCCCAGTTTCTTCCCAAGCTTCTACTAGCCCTCATCCTACTAGTAATTGGATACGCTATAGCGAAAGTCCTTTCCAAACTGGTCCGCATCGTATTCGAAAAACTGGGAGTCAACAGCCTCCTGGAAAAATCCGGATTCACTGGCCAACTGCAACGGGCTGGCATCAAAGCGAGCCCTGGCACCTTCATAGCCTCCCTCGTCTTTTGGGTCACGATGCTATTTGTTATCAAGATAGCTGCCCAATCGGCCTCGATCCAGGATATCTCCGACATTATCATCGCCATCATTTCCTTCATGCCCAACGCCATCACGGCGGGCTTGATCATGCTGTTCGGATTCATCGCGGCAGATATTATTAAAAACGCCGTCTTCAACGCGCTGGACCAAATGGGCCTGGAGTACGCCCGCACTCTCTCCAAGGTCATCTTCGGATTTATCTTCGTCCTAATCCTCACAGTCGCTCTATCGAAAATAAATATCCAGACGGAGCTATTGAACGCCACGGTTCAAATCCTCTTGGGATCCCTCGCCCTAGCGCTTGCTCTCGCTCTGGGCCTCGGGCTAAAAAGACTCGCTGGCAGCATCGTATCGGGCGTGTATTCACGAGACATATACAAGGTTGGAACCGTCGTAGAATTCGAGGGCGAAGACATGACGATTTCAGGCATCGGCCCTGTAACCACCAAGTTGAAAAGAAAAGACGGCGGCTTCGTAATCGTCCCCAACGAACGCCTTATCTCCGAGCCTGTTCGCGGCCGATCGGCCGAATAGCCGGCTTCGCGCATACTTTTATCCATAAAAAAACTACGGTATCAGCCGTAGTTTTTTTGTGACCATTTTTGCGATGAGAGAAACCAAAGGGAGCTTTATGAAACAAGCTTCCTTCCAATCCCTTCGCTCGAACATCACATTGGCCCTTTTCTTGGGCTTAGCTATTCTTTCCGCAAAATTTGCGATCGCCCAAGTCGGGGTAGCTCCGACAGCGGAAAGCTTCTCAACGCAAAACGCATCCCTTTCCGGCCCCCAAGCCGTCGATTCCGATCAGAAGGATATCAACGGGTGCGCCTCTTCCTCTGCCGGACGAGGCTCGACTGACACTTAACTGACTTAAACAGCCCCCCGAAGGGGTGAGCAGTCCAGTATTGGCAGAACCAGATTTCGCGAAAGAAGAAGGCT
This genomic interval from Pelagicoccus albus contains the following:
- a CDS encoding mechanosensitive ion channel family protein, which produces MIPIAAAEFSFSGFYLEVKTALTEMANDFAQFLPKLLLALILLVIGYAIAKVLSKLVRIVFEKLGVNSLLEKSGFTGQLQRAGIKASPGTFIASLVFWVTMLFVIKIAAQSASIQDISDIIIAIISFMPNAITAGLIMLFGFIAADIIKNAVFNALDQMGLEYARTLSKVIFGFIFVLILTVALSKINIQTELLNATVQILLGSLALALALALGLGLKRLAGSIVSGVYSRDIYKVGTVVEFEGEDMTISGIGPVTTKLKRKDGGFVIVPNERLISEPVRGRSAE